Proteins encoded in a region of the Tetrapisispora phaffii CBS 4417 chromosome 12, complete genome genome:
- the SOV1 gene encoding Sov1p (similar to Saccharomyces cerevisiae SOV1 (YMR066W); ancestral locus Anc_2.637) gives MLGYTRLNTLLRYQTRNYRLKRTTPASHIFRSNQVNDNAIINKQTNTNFKPEEISKLNFKGLGLEHLNTSSLKDGFESALVLDYLNFTKSPYNRSSKNLNKLKKHLQDTTDEKKKFNLLFDFLLEESNIEINQHQKLGIEGSQLERLDNQKMIIENEKEDPTAIFQELIMSKEKEDPNLKSFANFKFVLYLLDKLEQNFQKTTFQDIPITIPQLVNAFETAKLLPIDTLRSKGIYLTGNLLYASNKVRLDPVNESFYINALVNYGKFKKAYSLFASYKDKCSERWWYELGLMLFLTSNSLKKFDRLLVEFDSKFNESTYLSPKVLVFGIKKKVYIHDTKSTVFLTNRFINMINEFGYKGLRDKDDLNSKKSRFFRSEDQAYEFLNEKQLLSIYDIVKVLSYLTYKQNIPIAYKILNALITSNKVDNINLKYLIKSTRMNLLASPSEFVEELRRAYKRDANCKTDSFAKFQILLKETQKELNINNNFPELLYEDFKSLVKHPALNQLIFEFVTETEKNDHLSQSKQLYELIKYLLSNNEYNKAILLLKKMELKYSEYRQSNMSTTNDNNNDKFLNAHHYALLLEYFYLKCRKGDKAKVEKYSAKISEIIDNLEKNEIPINCTFLAKLLKFYTDNRDFNNCFQIINQSLAAKLEKMNETHRFSTFYERRVITKNLYIEICKAYLRYYRVLIAHKEYAAPKSNIFSWNSMVLKLKSQTFIHPQFSHRQLFSIMTEGDTLLFDQILYKLFIRLFIIAGDWPGLIGAIYYISEKYGLKLTMDSKEYILKGLETVYIEKLSGYKTGDSGILNNERVTQATIKVRQMIKSDKLLWRPKQQSFSNDSIIEEILCCMKFIDNDIESWRKNLELTFQEFSIEETNITKLIKRVNS, from the coding sequence atgTTGGGATACACCCGATTGAATACATTACTGCGATATCAAACTAGAAACTACAGATTAAAGAGAACAACGCCAGCATCTCATATATTTAGATCGAACCAGGTGAATGACAATGctataattaataaacaaaCTAACACAAATTTCAAACCTGAAGAGATAAGTaagttaaattttaaaggaCTTGGACTTGAACACTTGAACACCTCTTCTCTAAAGGATGGTTTCGAAAGTGCTCTCGTTCtagattatttaaattttacaaaatcaCCTTATAATAGAAGTAgcaaaaatttgaataaactAAAGAAACATTTACAAGATACCACTGatgagaaaaaaaaatttaaccttttatttgattttctGTTAGAGGAAtctaatattgaaataaacCAACATCAAAAATTAGGCATTGAAGGTTCACAATTAGAAAGATTGGACAAccaaaaaatgataattgaaaatgaaaaggaAGATCCTACTGCAATATTTCAAGAACTAATTATgtcaaaagaaaaagaagatccaaatttaaaatcatttgcGAACTTTAAATTTGTTCTTTATTTACTGGATAAGCTCGAGCAAAATTTTCAGAAAACAACATTTCAAGATATACCAATAACTATTCCACAGCTCGTTAACGCATTTGAAACAGCAAAATTATTACCAATCGATACCCTCAGAAGTAAAGGTATTTATTTAACCggaaatttattatatgcTTCCAATAAAGTTAGGCTAGACCCAGTTAATGAATCATTTTACATTAATGCATTAGTAAATTATGGAAAGTTTAAAAAAGCATATTCCTTATTTGCATCATATAAAGATAAGTGCTCAGAAAGATGGTGGTATGAGTTAGGCTTAATGCTCTTTTTGACAAGTAAttctttaaagaaatttgaTAGATTATTAGTAGAATTCGACAgcaaatttaatgaatccACTTATTTATCCCCAAAAGTTTTGGTTTTCGgtataaagaaaaaagttTACATACATGACACTAAAAGTACAGTGTTTTTAACTAATCGATTCATTAATATGATAAATGAATTCGGTTATAAAGGTTTGAGAGACAAGGATGATCTTAATAGTAAAAAGAGTAGATTCTTTCGCAGTGAAGATCAAGCTTAcgaatttttaaatgaaaaacaGTTATTAAGTATATATGATATTGTCAAGGTACTTTCATATTTGACTTATAAACAAAACATCCCAATTGCATATAAAATACTAAACGCACTTATTACAAGCAACAAAGTTGATAACATTAACcttaaatatttgattaaaTCAACTAGAATGAATTTACTAGCATCTCCATCTGAATTTGTAGAGGAATTAAGACGTGCTTACAAAAGAGATGCCAATTGTAAGACAGATTCATTTGCTAAATTTcagatattattaaaagaaactCAGAAAGagttaaatataaataataactttCCTGAATTACTATATGAAGATTTTAAATCACTAGTAAAGCATCCTGCATTAAATCAACtgatatttgaatttgttacCGAGACTGAGAAAAATGATCATCTGTCACAATCTAAACAACTCTATGAgctaataaaatatttactgtCTAACAATGAGTACAACAAAGCTATccttttattgaaaaaaatggaattaAAATATAGTGAATACAGACAATCCAATATGAGCACAAccaatgataataataatgataaatttcTTAATGCGCATCATTATGCATTGTTATTAGAATACTTTTACTTAAAATGTAGAAAAGGAGACAAGGCTAAGgttgaaaaatattctgCTAAAATTTCTGAGATTATTGATAACTTAGAAAAAAACGAAATACCAATAAATTGTACATTTTTAGCTAAATTGCTAAAATTTTACACGGATAACAGAGACTTCAATAACTGTTTTCAGATCATTAACCAAAGCTTAGCCGccaaattagaaaaaatgaATGAAACTCACAGATTTTCTACGTTTTACGAAAGAAGAGTTATAACGAAAAACTTGTACATTGAGATATGTAAGGCATACTTAAGGTATTATAGAGTATTAATAGCCCATAAGGAATATGCTGCTCCTAAatccaatatattttcatggAATTCAATggttttaaaattaaaatcacaGACTTTTATACATCCGCAGTTTTCTCATCGTCAATTATTTTCCATAATGACCGAAGGTGatacattattatttgatcAAATACTTtacaaattatttatacGACTATTTATTATTGCTGGTGATTGGCCTGGCTTGATAGGTGCAATATATTACATCAGTGAAAAATATGGATTGAAGCTAACTATGGATTCTAAAGAATACATACTGAAAGGTCTAGAGACTGTATATATCGAAAAATTATCAGGATATAAAACTGGAGATTCAGGGATATTAAACAATGAGAGAGTAACTCAAGCTACCATCAAAGTTAGGCAAATGATAAAAagtgataaattattatggAGACCTAAACAACAAAGTTTCTCAAATGACTCTATAatagaagaaatattgTGTTGCATGAAGTTTATTGACAATGACATAGAATCTTGGAGGAAGAATCTAGAACTCACTTTCCAAGAATTTAGTATAGAAGAGACTAACATAACCAAATTAATTAAACGTGTAAATAGCTAA